One window of Nicotiana tomentosiformis chromosome 11, ASM39032v3, whole genome shotgun sequence genomic DNA carries:
- the LOC104096725 gene encoding choline monooxygenase, chloroplastic, with amino-acid sequence MAVLQKLSSFNHFPRQQSQFKKPKLCCPLPLKIQIFSCPIKHRIYHPSFQVSSSLINTNYSNHHDYAQKLVQEFDPKIPIEEAVTPPSSWYTDPSFYNHELNQVFFKGWQAVGYTEQIKEPSQYFTGRLGNVEYVVCRDDGGKIHAFHNVCRHHASLLASGSGKRSCFVCPYHGWTYGLDGALLKATRITGIKNFKVNEMGLVPMKVAVWGPFILLNFENGVLSEQESDFDLVGNEWLGTSSQILVDGGGVDSSLSFLCRREYTIECNWKVFCDNYLDGGYHVPYAHKGLASGLTLDSYSTTILEKVSIQRCETGSAEKDQEFDRLGSKALYAFVYPNFMINRYGPWMDTNLVLPQGPRKCLVIFDYFLDASLKGDESFIAQSLQDSETVQIEDIKLCEAVQRGLESPAYSSGRYAPQVEKAMHHFHCLLYENLCN; translated from the exons ATGGCAGTGCTACAGAAGCTCAGTTCCTTTAATCACTTCCCCAGACAACAATCTCAGTTCAAGAAACCCAAATTATGTTGTCCTTTACCTTTAAAGATTCAGATTTTCAGTTGTCCTATAAAACACAGAATCTATCATCCTTCATTTCAAGTCTCATCTTCACTAATTAACACTAATTACTCAAACCACCATGATTATGCTCAAAAATTGGTTCAAGAATTTGACCCCAAAATCCCTATTGAAGAAGCTGTGACTCCACCTAGTTCTTGGTACACAGACCCTTCTTTTTATAATCATGAACTCAATCAAGTCTTCTTCAAAGGATGGCAAGCTGTTG GGTACACCGAACAGATCAAAGAGCCTAGCCAGTATTTCACCGGAAG ATTGGGCAATGTCGAGTATGTTGTATGTCGAGATGATGGTGGAAAAATACATGCTTTTCATAACGTGTGCCGGCATCACGCCTCTCTTCTTGCCTCGGGAAGTGGGAAAAGATCTTGCTTTGTTTGCCCATACCAT GGGTGGACATACGGATTGGACGGAGCGCTTCTTAAGGCAACTAGAATAACTGGAATCAAGAACTTCAAAGTGAAT GAGATGGGACTAGTTCCAATGAAAGTAGCTGTATGGGGACCGTTCATACTTCTCAATTTTGAAAATGGAGTTTTGTCTGAACAAGAATCTGATTTTGACTTGGTTGGAAACGAATGGCTGGGTACTTCATCCCAAATCTTGGTGGATGGTGGTGGAGTCGATTCTTCATTAAGTTTTTTATGTAGACGCGAATACACCATTGAGTGTAACTGGAAG GTGTTCTGTGACAACTACTTGGATGGAGGTTATCATGTACCATATGCTCATAAAGGTCTTGCTTCTGGTCTGACGCTTGACTCGTATTCTACCACG ATACTTGAGAAAGTCAGCATCCAACGATGTGAAACTGGGAGTGCAGAAAAGGACCAAGAATTTGATCGACTTGGATCAAAAGCTTTATATGCATTCGTGTATCCAAACTTCATGATCAACAG GTATGGTCCTTGGATGGACACGAATCTAGTACTGCCTCAAGGACCTCGGAAATGTCTAGTGATATTTGACTACTTTCTTGATGCATCTCTCAAG GGTGACGAGAGTTTTATCGCACAGAGTCTCCAAGATAGTGAGACAGTGCAG ATAGAGGATATAAAATTATGTGAAGCTGTACAAAGAGGCCTCGAATCACCTGCGTACAGCTCTGGCCGGTATGCACCACAAGTCGAGAAGGCTATGCATCATTTTCACTGTCTTCTATATGAAAATCTTTGTAATTGA
- the LOC104096724 gene encoding calcium-transporting ATPase 8, plasma membrane-type: protein MSGEENVKTSPYRRHQNSNEDLEAGINGSSSRSMDCGGSPFDIPRTKSAPIDRLKRWRQAALVLNASRRFRYTLDLKKEEERKQLIAKIRTHAQVIRAAVLFQEAGRTVNGDEALKTLPTTTTSLGEFDISQEELAYMSREHDVPALQRCGGVKGVSEKLKTNLDKGIDGDEVDLLKRKNAYGSNTYPRKKGRSFWRFVWEACCDTTLIILMVAAAASLALGIKTEGIKEGWYDGGSIALAVIIVIVVTAVSDYKQSLQFQNLNEEKQNIQIEVVRGGRRIPVSIFDVVVGDVVPLKIGDQVPADGILISGHSLAIDESSMTGESKIVHKDSKSPFLMSGCKVADGYGTMLVIGVGINTEWGLLMASITEDNGEETPLQVRLNGVATFIGIVGLTVALAVLIVLMIRFFTGHTYNPDGTVQFKAGKTRVGKAVDGAIKIFTVAVTIVVVAVPEGLPLAVTLTLAYSMRKMMADKALVRRLSACETMGSATTICSDKTGTLTLNQMTVVEAYVCGKKIDPPDDRSAVPPTVLSLLHEGVGLNTTGSIFVPQGGAAAEISGSPTEKAILQWGVNLGMNFDAVRSKASIIHAFPFNSEKKRGGVAVKLHDSEVHLHWKGAAEIVLSCCTSFIDENGSVVPLGDDKVSHFKQSINDMAASSLRCVAIAYRQYDVEKVPNEEEVEQWQIPEGDLVLLAIVGIKDPCRPGVRDAVQLCIDAGVKVRMVTGDNLQTARAIALECGILKSDADATEPNLIEGKRFRALSEEDRKEVAEKISVMGRSSPNDKLLLVQALRSKGHVVAVTGDGTNDAPALHEADIGLAMGIQGTEVAKESSDIIILDDNFASVVKVVRWGRSVYANIQKFIQFQLTVNVAALIINVVAAVSAGDVPLNAVQLLWVNLIMDTLGALALATEPPTDHLMRRAPVGRREPLVTNIMWRNLLIQALYQVTVLLILNFRGEQILHLEHETREHAVKVKNTLIFNAFVLCQVFNELNARKPDEINVFSGVHKNRLFISIVGFTLVLQVIIIFFLGKFVSTVRLSWQLWLVSIAIGFISWPLAALGKLIPVPEKPFGEYFSKKLPKRRNQQECS from the exons ATGAGTGGTGAAGAAAATGTGAAAACGTCGCCGTATAGGCGGCATCAGAATAGTAATGAGGATTTGGAAGCTGGGATTAATGGCAGCAGTAGCAGGTCTATGGATTGTGGTGGAAGTCCTTTTGATATTCCAAGGACTAAGAGCGCACCTATTGACCGCTTGAAACGCTGGAGG CAAGCTGCGCTTGTCCTTAATGCTTCTCGTCGATTTCGATATACCTTGGActtaaaaaaggaagaagaaagaaagcAATTGATTGCTAAAATAAGAACCCATGCCCAAGTTATTCGG GCAGCTGTTCTTTTTCAAGAAGCGGGGCGAACAGTCAATG GGGATGAGGCTCTTAAGACGTTGCCCACAACTACTACCTCCCTCGGCGAGTTTGATATCAGCCAAGAGGAGCTGGCGTATATGTCTAGAGAGCACGACGTCCCTGCTTTGCAGCGATGTGGAGGG GTTAAAGGGGTGTCAGAGAAGTTGAAAACAAATTTAGATAAAGGAATTGATGGAGATGAAGTAGATCTGCTGAAACGGAAGAATGCATATGGATCCAACACATATCCTCGGAAGAAAGGGAGGAGTTTCTGG AGGTTTGTCTGGGAAGCTTGCTGTGATACAACCCTGATTATTTTGATGGTAGCCGCAGCTGCATCATTGGCGCTGGGCATAAAGACTGAG GGTATAAAAGAAGGATGGTACGATGGAGGAAGCATTGCTTTGGCAGTGATTATTGTCATAGTTGTGACAG CTGTTAGTGACTATAAGCAATCACTTCAGTTTCAAAATCTTAATGAAGAGAAGCAGAACATACAAATTGAG GTTGTTAGAGGTGGGCGGAGAATTCCCGTTTCAATATTTGATGTAGTTGTTGGTGATGTTGTGCCTCTGAAAATTGGTGACCAG GTACCTGCTGATGGAATATTAATCTCGGGTCACTCTCTTGCGATTGATGAATCAAGCATGACAGGAGAGAGCAAGATT GTTCACAAGGATTCAAAATCACCTTTCCTTATGTCTGGATGCAAAGTAGCCGATGGCTATGGAACGATGCTG GTGATAGGCGTTGGAATAAACACAGAATGGGGATTGCTGATGGCAAGCATTACAGAGGATAATGGAGAGGAAACACCATTGCAG GTCCGTTTGAATGGGGTGGCAACCTTCATTGGTATAGTTGGTCTCACTGTAGCTTTAGCTGTTCTGATTGTCCTTATGATCAG ATTCTTTACTGGGCATACTTATAACCCAGACGGCACTGTTCAATTCAAAGCTGGGAAAACAAGGGTTGGCAAGGCTGTAGATGGAGCTATAAAGATCTTCACTGTTGCT GTTACTATTGTGGTTGTGGCAGTGCCAGAAGGACTTCCTTTGGCAGTTACCCTAAC GCTTGCCTATTCAATGAGGAAAATGATGGCAGATAAGGCTTTG GTGAGAAGGCTTTCTGCTTGTGAAACTATGGGCTCTGCAACTACAATTTGCAGTGATAAAACTGGAACCTTGACTTTGAATCAG ATGACTGTGGTTGAGGCATATGTCTGCGGTAAAAAGATTGATCCACCTGATGATAGATCTGCAGTGCCTCCAACTGTGTTGTCTCTACTCCATGAAGGAGTGGGACTGAATACCACTGGAAGCATTTTTGTGCCACAG GGTGGTGCTGCTGCTGAGATTTCCGGATCGCCGACAGAGAAAGCTATTCTCCAATGGGGTGTCAAT CTAGGGATGAATTTTGATGCAGTACGATCAAAAGCATCCATTATCCATGCTTTCCCATTCAACTCAGAGAAAAAAAGAGGTGGCGTTGCTGTGAAGCTG CATGATTCTGAGGTTCACTTGCACTGGAAAGGGGCGGCTGAGATTGTTCTCTCTTGTTGTACAAGTTTCATTGATGAGAATGGGTCGGTGGTTCCTCTGGGTGATGATAAG GTGTCTCATTTCAAGCAATCCATCAATGACATGGCAGCATCAAGTTTGCGATGCGTTGCTATTGCCTATAGACAATATGATGTTGAGAAAGTTCCCAACGAAGAAGAAGTAGAGCAATGGCAAATACCTGAGGGTGATCTGGTATTGCTTGCCATTGTTGGCATTAAG GATCCATGCCGACCAGGTGTAAGAGATGCAGTTCAGTTATGTATTGATGCTGGAGTGAAG GTAAGGATGGTCACTGGTGACAACTTACAAACAGCAAGAGCAATAGCTTTGGAATGTGGGATTCTTAAGTCTGATGCTGATGCAACTGAACCAAACCTGATTGAAGGGAAGAGGTTTAGAGCTTTATCGGAGGAAGATAGAAAGGAAGTGGCAGAGAAAATATCG GTTATGGGAAGATCTTCTCCTAATGATAAGCTCTTGCTTGTTCAAGCACTAAGGAGTAAGGGCCATGTTGTAGCTGTAACTGGCGATGGCACTAATGATGCTCCTGCACTACATGAG GCTGATATTGGTCTTGCTATGGGCATTCAAGGAACAGAAGTTGCCAAAGAAAGTTCAGATATCATCATCCTGGATGACAATTTTGCTTCTGTCGTGAAG GTTGTCCGATGGGGCAGATCCGTATATGCTAACATCCAGAAATTCATCCAGTTTCAGCTAACTGTTAACGTTGCTGCTCTTATAATTAATGTTGTTGCTGCAGTTTCTGCTGGTGATGTCCCATTGAATGCTGTTCAG CTACTTTGGGTAAATCTTATTATGGACACCTTGGGTGCGCTTGCACTGGCCACAGAACCACCAACTGATCATCTAATGCGCCGAGCTCCTGTTGGTCGAAG GGAACCTCTCGTCACCAATATAATGTGGAGAAACCTATTAATACAG GCTCTGTATCAAGTTACAGTTCTCCTAATCCTCAATTTCCGAGGTGAACAAATTCTGCATTTGGAGCATGAGACGAGGGAGCACGCTGTTAAAGTGAAGAATACCTTGATTTTCAATGCTTTTGTCCTGTGTCAG GTTTTCAATGAATTGAATGCTCGGAAGCCAGATGAGATAAATGTATTCAGTGGAGTCCACAAAAACCGTCTGTTCATTTCAATTGTTGGCTTCACATTGGTGCTTCAG GTTATCATAATATTCTTTCTTGGAAAATTCGTTTCAACTGTGAGACTGAGTTGGCAATTGTGGCTTGTTTCAATAGCCATTGGATTTATAAG CTGGCCCCTAGCTGCTCTTGGGAAGTTGATACCTGTCCCTGAGAAGCCATTTGGGGAGTACTTTTCCAAGAAATTACCGAAACGAAGAAATCAACAGGAGTGTTCATAG